Sequence from the Macadamia integrifolia cultivar HAES 741 unplaced genomic scaffold, SCU_Mint_v3 scaffold3239, whole genome shotgun sequence genome:
ATTCCTCAAGTACTTGCTGCACTTCCTGAGAAAGAAGTCGTCTTGGTATTGGATCCGCTCTTCTGTTAGCATGAACATGAATTAGATTCTATTCGTCTTCTTTATTCTTAAGAGAACCCCCCACCCGAACCATTCTTAAGACCACCAAGCCCTCTCGAATTAGTTCTACGATAGAAGCTTTCAACGTACACCCGGGGACAAATCTTTCACTCACTGAGAAGTGAAAACCTGTGACTATATCGTCCTGAAGACGGATGCGACGGGAAGAAGTGGCATTTGGAAGTGTTGCTGACTTAACATTTAGGTTTCGGCATAACAAAGCTTGCACTGTCTTTTCGCACTTAGGCGCACAGCGTGCCGTTGGTAATGATTCTACTACGGTGCCACAAATTCGCAAGCTGATCCTAAGTAATCGTTGT
This genomic interval carries:
- the LOC122067924 gene encoding ATP synthase protein MI25-like, with the translated sequence MRLSSTDMQDRKMLFAAIPSICASSSKKISIYNEEMIVARRFIGFIIFSRKSLGKTLKVTLDGRIQAIQEESQQFPNPNEVVPPESNEQQRLLRISLRICGTVVESLPTARCAPKCEKTVQALLCRNLNVKSATLPNATSSRRIRLQDDIVTGFHFSVSERFVPGCTLKASIVELIREGLVVLRMVRVGGSLKNKEDE